A genomic stretch from Anas platyrhynchos isolate ZD024472 breed Pekin duck chromosome 39, IASCAAS_PekinDuck_T2T, whole genome shotgun sequence includes:
- the LOC119714753 gene encoding olfactory receptor 14A16-like, producing MSNRSTITEFLLLAFADTRELQLLHFVLFLGIYLAALLGNSLFLSAVSCDHRLHTPMYFFLLNLALLDVGSISTTLPKAMANALWDTRAISYQGCAAQVFFFLFLMSAEYYNLTIMAYDRYVAICKPLHYGSVLGSRACAQMAAAAWGSGFLNAVLHTANTFSLPLCQGNAVDQFFCEIPHILKLSCSDSYLREVGALVFSIFLAFGCFVFIVVSYVEIFRAVLRMPSEQGRHKAFSTCLPHLAVVSLFVSTGMFAYLKPPSISSPSLDLVVTLLYSVVPPALNPLIYSMRNQELKHAVRKLFPYMLLKHA from the coding sequence ATGTCCAACAGAAGCaccatcactgagttcctcctgctggcattcgcagacacacgcgagctgcagctcctgcacttcgtgctcttcctgggcatctacctggctgccctcctgggcaacagccTCTTCCTCAGCGCCGTatcctgcgaccaccgcctccacacccccatgtacttcttcctcctcaacctcgcacTCCTCGATGTGGgatccatctccaccactctgcccaaagccatggccaatgccctctgggacaccagggctatctcctatcaaggatgtgctgcacaggtctttttctttctcttcttgatGTCGGCAGAGTATTATAACCTTActatcatggcctacgaccgctacgttgccatctgcaagcccctgcactacgggagcgttctgggcagcagagcttgtgcccagatggcagcagctgcctggggcagtggctttctcaacgctgtcctgcacacggccaacacattttccctgcccctctgccaaggcaatgctgtggaccagttcttctgtgaaatcccccacatcctcaagctctcctgctcagattcctacctcagagaagttggggcacttgtgtttagtatttttttagcatttggttgttttgttttcattgtggtgtcctatgtggagattttcagggctgtgctgaggatgccctctgagcagggccggcacaaagccttttccacgtgcctccctcacctggccgtggtctccctgtttgtcagcactggcatgtttgcctacctgaagccacCCTCCATTTCTTCGCCGTCCCTGGACCTGGTTGTCACacttctgtactcagtggtgcctccagccctgaaccccctcatctacagcatgaggaaccaggagctcaagcatGCAGTGAGGAAACTGTTTCCATACATGCTTCTTAAGCATGCATGA